Proteins encoded together in one Ignavibacteria bacterium window:
- a CDS encoding DUF2779 domain-containing protein, producing the protein MNKEIPFHVLSKSTYIKGLQCEKSIYLNKYHPELKDAIPASRERVFTTGHEVGALAQQLFPRGVDCGFEVTRSGQKSVELTEEAINEGKDVIYEAAFQHEGVLVIADIMTKNENKWKVFEVKSSTKVAEYHINDTAVQYYVMNKCGIDIDDISIVHINNQYVRQGEIDVRQLFTIESVKEQVIPLQDFVENNITKFKEVLEGENVPEIDIGEHCHSPFECDFKGHCWKHIPEYSVFDLSRISKKAFELYRKGITEIKDIPDDFPLTTAQAIEKECFLLNKNYIERDEIKSFLDGISYPLYFMDFETIQYAVPMFDNSRPYQQIVFQYSLFRKGSSDADADHYEFLGDGKSDPRKTFIENLLRDAGNEGTILVYNAGFESARLRELASDIPEYEEGINRMLPRIADLMVPFQRRAYYKPEMRSSHSIKMVLPAINPEYTYKNLEIQEGGAAGMEYLRMSSLQDEEERCKIRKNLLEYCGRDTWGMAVILGDLFRAVDSC; encoded by the coding sequence ATGAATAAGGAAATTCCGTTTCATGTTTTATCGAAGTCAACGTACATAAAGGGGCTTCAGTGCGAGAAGTCAATTTACCTGAACAAATATCATCCCGAACTAAAAGATGCGATTCCAGCAAGCAGGGAGCGGGTGTTTACAACGGGTCATGAAGTTGGTGCATTAGCTCAGCAGCTATTTCCGAGAGGTGTTGACTGCGGGTTTGAGGTAACTAGGAGTGGTCAGAAGTCTGTTGAGCTGACGGAAGAGGCGATTAATGAAGGCAAGGATGTGATTTATGAGGCGGCATTCCAGCATGAAGGAGTTCTTGTGATTGCAGATATAATGACAAAGAACGAGAACAAGTGGAAAGTTTTTGAAGTAAAGAGTTCGACAAAGGTTGCGGAATATCATATTAATGATACAGCGGTGCAGTATTATGTGATGAATAAATGCGGGATTGATATTGATGATATATCGATTGTTCATATTAACAATCAGTATGTGAGGCAGGGAGAAATTGATGTGCGGCAGTTATTTACGATAGAATCTGTTAAAGAGCAGGTGATCCCGCTTCAGGATTTTGTTGAGAATAATATAACAAAGTTCAAAGAGGTGCTGGAGGGGGAAAATGTGCCTGAGATAGATATTGGCGAGCACTGCCATTCCCCGTTTGAGTGTGATTTTAAAGGACACTGCTGGAAACATATTCCCGAGTATTCTGTCTTTGATTTGAGCAGAATTAGCAAGAAGGCATTTGAGCTATACAGAAAAGGCATTACTGAAATAAAAGATATTCCTGATGACTTTCCGCTTACAACAGCACAAGCGATTGAAAAGGAGTGTTTTCTTCTGAATAAGAATTACATTGAAAGAGATGAAATAAAAAGTTTTCTTGACGGGATTTCATATCCTCTGTATTTCATGGATTTTGAAACGATTCAATATGCGGTGCCGATGTTTGATAATTCAAGACCTTACCAACAGATTGTCTTTCAGTATTCTCTGTTTCGTAAAGGCAGCAGTGATGCAGATGCGGATCATTATGAGTTTTTAGGAGACGGCAAGAGCGACCCAAGGAAGACATTTATAGAAAATCTTTTAAGAGATGCAGGGAACGAGGGGACGATATTAGTTTATAATGCGGGGTTCGAATCCGCGAGACTGAGAGAACTTGCAAGTGATATTCCGGAATATGAGGAAGGGATAAACAGAATGCTTCCGCGAATTGCGGACCTTATGGTGCCTTTTCAGAGAAGGGCATATTACAAGCCTGAAATGAGAAGTAGTCATTCGATAAAGATGGTATTGCCTGCGATTAATCCAGAGTACACATACAAGAATTTAGAAATACAGGAGGGCGGTGCAGCGGGTATGGAGTATTTAAGGATGTCTTCTTTACAGGATGAAGAAGAGAGATGCAAGATAAGAAAGAATCTGCTGGAGTATTGCGGAAGAGATACCTGGGGTATGGCAGTGATACTGGGGGATTTATTTAGAGCAGTTGATAGTTGTTAG
- a CDS encoding helix-turn-helix domain-containing protein codes for MKALRYTTSEKKLSLILEKLDIIEAKLKESNFQIMNIDEAAKYLSFKKSYLYKMTCCNDIPFYKPGKKVYFNKVDLDNWILSHRRKSNEEIQKEADEYIRTHPWKN; via the coding sequence ATGAAAGCACTTCGATATACAACAAGCGAAAAGAAGCTTTCTTTAATATTAGAGAAACTTGACATAATTGAAGCTAAGTTAAAAGAAAGCAATTTTCAAATAATGAATATTGATGAAGCTGCTAAATATCTGAGTTTCAAGAAATCTTATCTATACAAAATGACCTGCTGCAACGACATACCATTTTATAAACCGGGTAAAAAAGTATATTTCAATAAAGTAGATCTTGATAACTGGATATTAAGTCACAGACGAAAGTCAAATGAAGAAATTCAAAAAGAGGCGGATGAATATATAAGGACTCATCCTTGGAAGAATTGA
- a CDS encoding 5'-methylthioadenosine/S-adenosylhomocysteine nucleosidase, which yields MPNKEIILICSKEEWEIFKNITRTNISLRKYPYGEYLSFPNSNKKYYAFNIGAGKTLSAGATQYIIDKYKPRRIFVLGCAGAISPRLNLLDIVIGNKFVQYDYSDGMGMKNDFYNKDTFIEYKPFYKFSKLNVQKIKSGLIASADTDVDSSVKRKLIKKTYKNEEILCGDWESFSVAKVCKLNKTNCIIVRGISDIPNQTSKGSIQRNEYRSNIKPVLKKCLEVIYSII from the coding sequence ATGCCAAATAAAGAGATAATTCTAATATGCTCAAAAGAGGAATGGGAAATATTTAAAAACATTACTCGAACAAATATTTCATTACGCAAATATCCTTATGGCGAATATTTGTCATTTCCTAATAGCAACAAAAAGTATTATGCTTTTAATATAGGAGCTGGTAAAACATTGTCAGCCGGAGCTACTCAATATATAATTGATAAATATAAACCACGCAGAATATTTGTTTTAGGATGTGCTGGTGCTATTTCACCTCGACTTAATCTTTTAGATATTGTAATAGGTAATAAATTTGTACAATACGATTATTCAGATGGCATGGGAATGAAAAATGATTTTTACAATAAAGATACTTTTATAGAATATAAGCCCTTTTATAAATTCAGTAAATTGAATGTTCAGAAGATTAAATCCGGCTTGATAGCATCCGCCGATACAGATGTCGATTCTAGTGTAAAGCGGAAGCTTATTAAAAAAACATACAAGAATGAAGAAATATTATGTGGTGACTGGGAATCATTCTCTGTTGCAAAAGTTTGCAAATTAAACAAAACAAATTGTATTATAGTCCGGGGTATTTCTGATATCCCAAATCAAACAAGCAAAGGCTCTATCCAAAGAAACGAATACAGAAGCAATATTAAACCTGTATTAAAAAAATGCCTGGAGGTTATTTACTCGATAATATGA